GGCGTCCACCTGCACGAGGATGTGCCGCGCGTGCACCTCGGCGTCACCCGACTCCATCTTCGCGTACTGGGTGTAGGCCGCCTTGAGGTCCTCCTCGGACACCTTCACCTTGGAGCTGACCTTCATCTGCACGAGCTTCATGCGCGACATCTGCTTGCGCAGAAACTCCTTGTACGTCGTGACGTTGAAGCCCTCGCCGGCCAGGAGCTGGTTGAACTGGGCGTCGTCGGAGATGTTGTTCTGCCGCTTCACGTCCGCCACCGCCGCTTCCAGCTCCGCGTCCGTCACGCCCAGGCCCAGCTCCTTGATCTGCTCCTCCATCAGCTTCTCGCCGATGAGCGAATCCAGGGCCTTCTTCATCACCGCCGAGCGGGCCTCGGCGCGCTTCTGTGCGTCGCGCTCGCCCGCCAGCCGCGCCAGCTCCGGCGCCGCGCGCTTCTCCACCTCGGACTGGGTGATGATGTCGCGATTGACCACCGCCGCCACGCGATCCACCAGCTCCGCGCGAGCCGTCGCGCCCTGGAGCAGCAGCACCGCCACCATCGTTCCAAGCCACTTCTTCATCGCCTGTCCTCCGTGCCTCTCTCGTGGGGGGAGCCTTCGTGGGGGCCCTCTCAGGGCCGGGTCGTCGTCTGGGTGACGGGCCGTCCGCGAATGGCCTGCAGCGTGGGCTCGTTCACCCACACCTGGGCCTTGCTCCGCAATTCCTGTTCGTACTTCGCCTGCGCCTCCGCGCGCCGCTGCTCGAGCAGCTTCGTCTCCACCTGGGTGCGCACCTCGGCGAACTCCAGCTTGCGCCCCGGCTTCTTCTCCAGCACGCGGAACAGGTGGTAGCCGTACTCCGTCTCCACCACGTCCGACACTTGGCCCGGCGCGAGCGAGAACACGACCTCGTCGAACGCGGGGGGCATCTGCCCGCGGGGGAAGAAGCCCAGGTCCCCGCCCACCTTCGCGTCCGCGCTCAGCGAGTACTTGCGCGCCAGGTCCGCGAACTTCTTGCCCGTCTTGAGCTGGACTTGCAGCCGCCGCGCCTCCTCCATGGTCTTCACGACGATCTGCGCGGCGCGCACCTGCTCGGGCGAGGAGTACTCCGCCTCGTGCTGGGCGTAGGTGTCGCGCAGCTCCTCCTCCGTCACCGCCACGCGGGTGTACACCTCGTTGGCGAAGAGCTTCTCGATGGTGAGGCGCGCGGCCTCGTTCTTCTTGAGCTCCGCCATGGACAGCTGGCCCTCGGCGAGCACGTCGTTGAAGTTGCCCGCGGGGTAGTCGCTCGACAGGCGGAGCACGCCCCGGTCCACCTCGTCGGGCGTCACGGTGATGTTGTGGGCGCGCGCCTCCTGCAACAGCACCGTGCGGGAGATGAGCGTGTCGAGCAGCGCGCGCTTGTAGGGCTCCACCTCCTCGGGCGAGGGCTGCTGGCCGGACTCGGAGCTCGAGGCGATGAACTCGCGCTCCAGCTCGCGCTCGAAGTCGGCGCGGGAGATGACCTCGCCATTGACGGTGGCCACCGCGAGCGCGTCCGGCTCCTCCTTGTCCTTCTGGGTGCAGCCGGCGAGTCCCACGGCGAGCGCCAGGGCGGTGGCGAGCACACGGGGAGCACGGAGGAGGGCCGGGCGGAGGGGGAGACGGCTCGGGAGAGTCATGGCGGCGTCACCTGGACGGACGGGAAGGGGGCGGGAAGGCTACCGGGGGCGGGGCCGCTCGCGGGCCGCACGGGGGCGTTCAGGTCCACGTGCACCCGCGCGAGCGCGGCGGCGTCCACCGTGAGGGCCGCGCGGTGCTCGAGCTCGGAGCTCCACTCCGTCCAGGCGCGGGCGCGCTGCTCCTGGGTGAGCCGGCCGGACAGGGCGACGCGCACGTCCTCGAGCGTCTGGTTCAACGCCGGCTGGTGGCCGGTGAGCTGGAGCACGTGCAGTCCGGAGTCCGTCTGGATCACGCCGCTGAGCGTCCCCGGGCCGGTGGGCACGAGCAGGCGCGCCGCCTCGGCCACCTCGGGCCCGAAGTCCCGCGCGAGCTCCTCGAACGAGCGGTAGCGCAGGTCCCCATCCAGGGGCTGGGTGCGAGGCTCCTCGCTGTGCGCGCGCGCGAGCCGTCCGAAGGCGGCGAAGTCCGTGGGCGGCAGCGCGCGGGCCTCGGTGAGCAGCTTCCCGGCCGTCTCGCGCGCGTGGGCCACCCGGGCCGCGTCCGAGCGGGGGGCCGCGAGGAAGAGGTGGGAGAGCCGCACCTGCTCCGGGCGCACGTAGTCCTCGTGGTGGCGGGCGTAGGCCTCGGCGAGCTGGGCCTCGGACACGGGGGGGAGGGCGTCGTCGAGCCGCACGCGCATGAGCCGGGACACGAGCGCCCGCTTGGTGGCCGCCACCACCTCGGGGTCGTCCTGCAACCCGCGCGCGAGGGCCTCCTGGACGAGCAGCTCGTAGCGCGCGAGGCTCTCGACGTACTCGCGCTTGCGCTCCAGGGTCTGGTAGCGCTCGCGCTGCGCGGGGCTCATCTCCTCCAGGCGCTGGCGCAGCTCCTCGGCCGTCACCCGGTCTCCACTCCAGGAGACGACGGGCGTGCCTCCGGGCGCGCGGGTATGGCGCAGATCCACCCGGGCCTGGCCTGGAGCGGGACTCCGCTCGCAGCCCACGAGGGCCAGCACGGCGAGGGTGGAGAGGCGGAGGGCGGGGGACATGGAGGGAGGGGTTCCGGGGTGGGTAGCACGCCCGGGAGGAGGGGACAACGGGGCGGCCCTTCCGGCCCGGTCACGGCCCTGTTCCAGCCCCTCAAACCCGGGTCGCGTGTGTCGACAGGAACGCTTCCACCAGCGGGAAGATTTCGTCCGGGGCCCGGCGTCCGAGCACCAGGTCCGCGTGCCCGTAGTCCTCGGCGAAGCCATGCCCCCGTCCGGCCACCACCAGCTTCACCGGGCCGCCCAGGTGCTCCTGGGCGCGCGCCACGGCGAGCGGCGGGGCGAGCAGATCCTTGCTTCCGGCGAGGAGCATCACCGGCAGCTTCGCCCCGGCCAGGGGCTTGCGGTAGCAGGTGCCGTCCGCCATGCAGAAGGAGTCGGTGGTGATCCACTGGGCGAACTGGCGCACCACCCCTCCGGAGATGTCCGAGGGCATGTTGGCCAGGCACCGGCGCACTACGTCCGGATCCATGTTGTCCGCCAACATCATGTAGCGGGTGAGGGGCCCCGGGGGCGCGCCGAACAGGGCGATGCCGGTGATGCGGCGCACGGGAATGGACTTGAGCCGCAGCAGCGGCTCGATGCGCTGGATGAATTGCTTGAGACCCGGCTGCACCGCGAAGGTGAAGGGACTGCCGATCGCCACCGCGGCGCGCACCGGCACTTGCGGGTTTCGCGCCAGGTGACCGTAGAGCGTCAGTCCACCCTTGGAATGTCCCACCCAGAGAACTTCCTTGGCCCCGGTGGACAGCACGGTGCGCACCGCGCAGCGCACGTCGTGCTCGGCGAGATCATCGAAGGAGAACTCCCCGCAAGGGCCCGCCAGCCCCCGGCCGCGCAGCTCCATCACCCATGTTTCGAAGCCAGCCCGGGCCAGGTAGCGCGCCAGGCTGTAGCGCTCGTCGAAGTCCATGTGGAAGCGGTTGACGCCCAGTCCATGGCACAGGATGACGGGCTCGGCCCAGCGGCGCTCGCCCCGGGCGTGGTAGCGGCCCAGCGCCACCGCGGCCCCGTCGTCCGTGGGCACCCGGTACAGCTCGTCCGGCTTGAAGGGCAGCGTGAGCAACCCTTCCCCCTCGCGATTCACCGCTCGCGAGAAGAGGTCGGCCATCCGCGTCAGCCTGGGTCCGTTTCGGTTCGTCACCTGGGAACTCTAACGCCCTTCCAGGGTGGGCTTCGTGGAAAATTACACAATCCCCCCAATCGGCAAGGAGGTTGCAGGGTGTCCTACCCACTCAAACCGGGAGGCGGGTAGATGCGGCAAAAGCCGAGCTTTGCGGAAAAGTTATCCCCCATGGAGGTCGCTCTGGAGCCCACGGATACCCTCTTGAGGGCCTTGGGGGTGATGGAGCGCCACGGTGTCCGGCTGCTGCCCGTGCTGGGAGAGGCGGGGCGGATGGTGGGGCTGCTCAGTCGGGAGCACGTGATGTCGGCGTGGGAGGTGGATCCCCTCCTGCCCGTGTCGTTGGTGATGGCGGCGTGTGGGGCGCCTCGCCCGCTTGGACCCCGGCTGGTGCCCCGGTGAGTCACCGGGTGGGAAAAGTGGGCGGCCATGTGGGAAGGCGCGTGCGCTATGCTCACCCGCGCCGTGTCCGGAGCCTGGGTCGTCTACATGGTGTGTTGTCGGGATGGGACGCTCTACACGGGGGCGACCAACCACCTGGAGCGCCGTCTGGCCACCCACAACCGGGGCCGAGGCGCCGCCTACACCCGGGCGCGCCTGCCGGTGACGCTGGTGTGGAGCGAGCCCGCGGTGGATCGGGGTTCCGCCCTGCGCCGGGAAGCGGCGCTCAAGCGGCTGTCTCGCGCCGCGAAGTTGCGCCTTGTTCACCAGGCGTCAAATGACTCCGGGTCCAATTAGACCTGATCCCTGGTCATGTGACCTTGCGCCCCGACGCGCTCCTCTCCCGGGGAACTTGGGCGTCATGGGATGCACATGCGATCGGTGGACGAAGGGTTGACTCCGGGTGTGCTGGAGGCAGAGACCCGTGCTCGAGAGGCGCGGCTCGCGGACGAGCAGCGCCTGTTCTACGCGGCCTCCCTGACGTGGGTGCTGTTCTGGAGCGCCGACATGTTGTCGGTGCTCCGGCCGACCTGGGACACGCTGGCGCTGCGCTGCGTCTGGGCGGGACTGACGGTGCTGTCGGGCAGGTCGCTGCCCCGGGCGGGCCCGGTGCGGCGCTCGATGCTGCGGATTCTCTCCGGGGTGATCCTGCCCAACGTGTTCTTCGGCCTGATCATCTACCGGCTGGGGGGCTTGAACAGCCCCATCTTCCACTGGCTGTGTCTGATGCCCGCGG
Above is a window of Cystobacter fuscus DNA encoding:
- a CDS encoding peptidylprolyl isomerase, with product MSPALRLSTLAVLALVGCERSPAPGQARVDLRHTRAPGGTPVVSWSGDRVTAEELRQRLEEMSPAQRERYQTLERKREYVESLARYELLVQEALARGLQDDPEVVAATKRALVSRLMRVRLDDALPPVSEAQLAEAYARHHEDYVRPEQVRLSHLFLAAPRSDAARVAHARETAGKLLTEARALPPTDFAAFGRLARAHSEEPRTQPLDGDLRYRSFEELARDFGPEVAEAARLLVPTGPGTLSGVIQTDSGLHVLQLTGHQPALNQTLEDVRVALSGRLTQEQRARAWTEWSSELEHRAALTVDAAALARVHVDLNAPVRPASGPAPGSLPAPFPSVQVTPP
- a CDS encoding peptidylprolyl isomerase, encoding MTLPSRLPLRPALLRAPRVLATALALAVGLAGCTQKDKEEPDALAVATVNGEVISRADFERELEREFIASSSESGQQPSPEEVEPYKRALLDTLISRTVLLQEARAHNITVTPDEVDRGVLRLSSDYPAGNFNDVLAEGQLSMAELKKNEAARLTIEKLFANEVYTRVAVTEEELRDTYAQHEAEYSSPEQVRAAQIVVKTMEEARRLQVQLKTGKKFADLARKYSLSADAKVGGDLGFFPRGQMPPAFDEVVFSLAPGQVSDVVETEYGYHLFRVLEKKPGRKLEFAEVRTQVETKLLEQRRAEAQAKYEQELRSKAQVWVNEPTLQAIRGRPVTQTTTRP
- a CDS encoding alpha/beta fold hydrolase, which codes for MADLFSRAVNREGEGLLTLPFKPDELYRVPTDDGAAVALGRYHARGERRWAEPVILCHGLGVNRFHMDFDERYSLARYLARAGFETWVMELRGRGLAGPCGEFSFDDLAEHDVRCAVRTVLSTGAKEVLWVGHSKGGLTLYGHLARNPQVPVRAAVAIGSPFTFAVQPGLKQFIQRIEPLLRLKSIPVRRITGIALFGAPPGPLTRYMMLADNMDPDVVRRCLANMPSDISGGVVRQFAQWITTDSFCMADGTCYRKPLAGAKLPVMLLAGSKDLLAPPLAVARAQEHLGGPVKLVVAGRGHGFAEDYGHADLVLGRRAPDEIFPLVEAFLSTHATRV
- a CDS encoding CBS domain-containing protein; translated protein: MEVALEPTDTLLRALGVMERHGVRLLPVLGEAGRMVGLLSREHVMSAWEVDPLLPVSLVMAACGAPRPLGPRLVPR
- a CDS encoding peptidylprolyl isomerase — its product is MGERAHAAGHSRTARHPDDDPALRGPPRRLPPRERHGGQAMKKWLGTMVAVLLLQGATARAELVDRVAAVVNRDIITQSEVEKRAAPELARLAGERDAQKRAEARSAVMKKALDSLIGEKLMEEQIKELGLGVTDAELEAAVADVKRQNNISDDAQFNQLLAGEGFNVTTYKEFLRKQMSRMKLVQMKVSSKVKVSEEDLKAAYTQYAKMESGDAEVHARHILVQVDAKATPAQVEAARVKAAALAEQARKPGVDFAQLAREKSEGPSASDGGDLGFFRHGVMVPAFERVAFTLGEGEVSEPVRTQFGWHVLKVEEKRAVDVPAFETVKQELETRLKMQKTEKYVEQYVQELRQKASVETKI
- a CDS encoding GIY-YIG nuclease family protein — encoded protein: MLTRAVSGAWVVYMVCCRDGTLYTGATNHLERRLATHNRGRGAAYTRARLPVTLVWSEPAVDRGSALRREAALKRLSRAAKLRLVHQASNDSGSN